Proteins co-encoded in one Arachis hypogaea cultivar Tifrunner chromosome 11, arahy.Tifrunner.gnm2.J5K5, whole genome shotgun sequence genomic window:
- the LOC112720861 gene encoding uncharacterized protein: protein MSTKYSIWPVILIPYNLPPWLYMKQTSFILSTLIPRPKMPGNDIDIYLQPLIDELKQLWDGVETYDAKEGNTFKMCAALIWTISDFPGLGNLSGWNTHSGLACPTCNLDAKPHRLKDSQKWCFMGHQCFLNQGHKYRLDRNRFDGQVEGRDPPKKLSGTDVLRQQSNVHVSFGKSSSVTSKKRRNGQDVDEDDSHWKKKSVFFYLSGKSKDNVKARRDLQCMGIRPELWPEEGGKYPSAIFAMSNSQRDVFLKTLQNVVFPDGYSSNVARCVDLRQCKLSGLKSHDCHILMEQLLPILVKNALPIPVSNVIANLSSFFRELCRKAINPMQLAELQNHVVQILCQMEMIFPPSFFTVMVHLTVHLVDEVTLGGPVHYRWMYPIERYLGRLKQYVRNRAQLEGSIAEGYLSEEILTFCSRYLDNIETRINRPWRVDDEPIDVRHNSGESMFPAIGKALGAVSHFELSPMEKHQAHRHVLVNCDAMVPFLE from the exons ATGAGCACAAAGTACTCCATCTGGCCTGTGATTCTTATTCCGTATAATCTACCACCCTGGCTTTACATGAAGCAGACATCTTTCATCCTATCCACGCTTATTCCTAGGCCGAAAATGCCAGGTAACGACATAGATATTTATTTGCAGCCTTTGATAGATGAGTTGAAGCAATTATGGGATGGCGTTGAAACCTATGATGCCAAAGAGGGAAACACTTTCAAGATGTGTGCGGCACTGATATGGACTATCAGCGACTTTCCAGGATTGGGAAACCTATCTGGCTGGAATACGCATAGTGGGTTAGCCTGTCCTACGTGTAACTTGGATGCTAAGCCACATCGGCTGAAAGACAGTCAAAAATGGTGTTTCATGGGCCATCAATGCTTTTTAAatcagggacacaaatacagactaGACCGAAATAGATTTGACGGGCAGGTCGAAGGTAGAGATCCGCCAAAGAAGTTATCCGGAACAGATGTATTGAGGCAACAGTCAAATGTGCACGTTTCATTTGGGAAGAGTTCAAGTGTGACATCCAAAAAAAGACGCAATGGCCAGGATGTGGATGAAGATGACTCGCATTGGAAGAAGAAGAGTGTTTTCTTTTACCTCTC CGGCAAATCTAAAGACAATGTTAAAGCTCGCAGAGATTTACAATGCATGGGTATAAGGCCTGAATTATGGCCGGAAGAAGGTGGTAAATATCCTTCTGCAATATTTGCGATGTCGAATTCACAGAGAGATGTATTCCTAAAGACTTTGCAGAATGTGGTTTTTCCAGATGGTTACTCTAGCAATGTTGCTCGTTGTGTTGATTTGCGACAGTGCAAGTTATCTGGGTTGAAAAGTCATGACTGTCATATTCTGATGGAACAATTACTCCCAATTTTAGTGAAGAATGCACTTCCGATTCCTGTGTCCAATGTGATTGCAAATTTGTCGTCATTTTTCCGAGAACTTTGTAGGAAAGCCATAAACCCTATGCAGCTTGCTGAGCTTCAGAATCATGTTGTGCAAATCTTGTGTCAGATGGAAATGATttttcctccatccttcttcaccgTCATGGTTCACCTCACCGTGCATCTCGTTGATGAAGTTACTCTTGGTGGACCAGTACATTATAGGTGGATGTATCCAATAGAAAG GTATTTAGGACGTCTGAAGCAATATGTTCGTAATAGGGCACAACTGGAAGGCTCAATTGCAGAAGGCTATTTATCTGAGGAAATCCTGACTTTCTGTTCTAGGTATTTGGATAATATTGAGACTAGAATCAACCGACCATGGCGAGTTGATGATGAGCCCATTGACGTTCGTCATAATTCAGGGGAAAGTATGTTCCCAGCTATTGGAAAGGCATTAGGGGCTGTATCGCATTTCGAACTCAGTCCAATGGAAAAACATCAAGCTCATCGTCATGTGCTAGTCAACTGTGATGCCATGGTTCCGTTCCTTGAGTAA